A window of Scophthalmus maximus strain ysfricsl-2021 chromosome 4, ASM2237912v1, whole genome shotgun sequence genomic DNA:
GACTCTCGCAGGGGGGTCACGAGAAATTGTCCAGATAGGAAACAGTGAAACAAGAACTCTAATCCAAGTGCCATCAAATTAATTATTGTGGAACACTGTAGTCGTAACCTTTCAGATATCTAAAGATAACTTTGATAAAAACCATTAAGACAAAATGACGAACATCTCGAAATGTAAAGATCTGCAACATGTGGCAGGGACGCCAAGGAAATATCGCTTCATAAGAACGAGAAGACGCTTTCAGAATATTGAGCTCAGTGCCCGAAAGCTCAAAAAGAAGTGTCACTTTCACAAGACAGTTCGATAGATGATAGGtgtcagacaaacaacaaaaatctgaaaatataagaaatacaaatgtaaaaataaaagaactgcCATACAAAGCATATTTTTATCCTCACCAGCATCCAGCGAAGAAGAAATCCACGGTCGGAGCCAATCGGAGACAGATAAGGGGCGGGCCTtcgtctctgattggctctgactCTGGTATTCTCCTTTTGCTGAATGTtggtgggaaaaataaatcaggcacaGTTTCGCGATGGACACCGAAATCTGGAATTAAAGGGGGTTGAATGATGAAAGACCGTAGTATCAATAAGCTCTGACGTTatcatacaacaaaaaaatagtcaaactaattttcatgttttgtaaaaCAGTCGTTTTTTCTTTGTAAGGGAATATGATGTCGgaaaagtttgaaaaacatCCTCCCCATCAGTGACCAGAGGATTTCTGTCTTTAGTGGGAACGATGCACTGAAATCGATCTAATCTGATGCTTCTCGTCTCCAGAGATTTCTTTCCACTTCACGCTTCCCAAAGAAGGCGAGCTGATTGGTCCCGCCCCCGGCACCACGCCTCCTCTCATCAACCAACTGAAGCAGAGGCTCAGACACAGCACGCCCATCGGTGGGTCCCTCTCCTCAGAACAAACGTCTCTAACTCGACTTCACGTAGCAGTACAACCTGAagttcatcctttttttttaaaattccagaGATCTCGCCCTTCTCAGAGAAGTCCGACCTGGTGGCTGACGTGTCCGCTGACGTGGCGATGGCCGCCGGCGACAACATCGTGTCCGGCGACGGCGCGTGCGAGGACGGGACGGAGCAGGGCGACGGGAAGCTGAGTCTGAGGATGAAGCTGGTGACGCCGGTCGGCGAGGGAAGCTCGGAGACGTTCAGTCTGCAGAGTAAGAGACATTCGCTGTCCGTGTTCGGGACGAGACGGTTTCCAAGGAGACGCTGCTTACTCTcatcaccctttttttttatcgccaGAGCCAGCACTGTCGGAGGAGGATGGGTCTGTCGTCAAGGTTACCACCGTTTCCAAGGCTGTAACCAGGTAACCTaccttccacttcctcttcagtCACATTCTCTGAATTTCTTGAGCTCTCTAGCTTCACAGACAACAATCCATAAAACCTTTTATGGAAGATATTTTTCAGCTGATTTTATCCGACTGCGAATACGTCGATAATCACAAAGATGATGGACAACGATTAACGAGAaattcgtttttttctttacagaaatGTCAAAGATGGATTTTGAGATAATTTTAAAAACCAGCGTGTTTCGACCTGAGAGCAGCAACACATTTGTGACTCGGCTTCAAAATGTCAGCTCAGTACTGATGTTTATGGAAAATTCATTCTCGTCCTAAAGTCTGTcaattaatttttcaaaaaattaaGCACAGTCACACTGAATTCATCATGTCGCTCAGTTGTGTCAAGTaacaaagtaaaagtactgaAGCACATTACTTAAGTTGATTTTGGGAGTATCTAtagtggttttatttttatttcaacttttactTTAGAAcgtgagggatggagggaggaagaggagagggaggaataaATACTCTTATTAAGTTCAAATTGAAGAATTAAATTTCTGGcttttttgtatctttgtatTCTTACTTTTGATACTGAAGTACACTTGATGTGAAGCTACTTAAAGACTTTTACTTAAGTCATTCTCCtacttttactttaacaagAGTCATGTAAGCTATCTTTACTGTTACTCAAGTATAACATAAGTTAGTACTTTATACACTGATGTTGCTATAGACTCTTTAACTTCTCTCTCATCCGCTGCAGTTTGATGCATCCTCAGGTTTTTTTGTGACGCGTTAAACCtcatatactttatatactaAGATTATTCTGGTCTTCTAAATGAACCTGTTAAAGTTCTGGTGTTGGATGTGTCCGCAGCCCGTCGGTGTTCAGTCGAGTGCGGCAGGTGCACAGGCAGCGGGAGGCGGAGGGCGACAGTCAGCCGGCGGGCAACGCTTCACCCGTCAGGTGAGCACACGTCATGAAGCCACTGCAccggaaaaacaaaatggaaaaccGTCTGTGCTCTTTGCAAGACGAAAGTCCACCGTGGCAGAATTTCAAAGTGGGTAAGGGAATGTCACGCCCcctcaccagagaagtggagattgtcagattgcaggcggggttaccccagagggtccaactgtgacatcacagtgggagggAAATGTGAACCAGCGGCTCAGGGCTTCAGGCCGatgggtttagccagctcagagacacacactgaaaaagggatttttttccaaatatgtcacctttaatgttcACGTGGTCTGTAAGAGCCTCGTGTGTTCACTCGACCTGGGGAAGTGTGAATAGATTTCCCCTGTTGTGATGTATTTTAGTTTGACAGAAATAGGtccacactctgtgtgtgtgtgtgtgtgtgtgtgtgtgtgtgtgtgtgtgtgtgtgtgtgtgtgtgtgtgtgtgtgtgtgtgtgtgtgtgtgtgtgtgtgtgtgtgtgtgtgtgtgtgtgtgtgtgtgtgtgtgtgtgtgtgtgtgtgtgtgtgtgtgtgtgtgtgcacgagacCTACTTCTGGATCCTGAAGCTGCTTTGAGTCGCTATTTTTTGCACCATGTTCTTATTCTCTCGGGTCGTGTGAAGAAGCAGCGGCGAGACGTGGTTtcgttttcgtttttttttttttttttttgacaaaaacgTGTCGTGAGGCTTGatatatttgacagtttaaccataaactttattataaataattgaattattatGTGAAGTCTCACCGAGTGTCACGTCTGTACGCGTGAACGTCTCCGCAGGGGCGAGCTGTTCGCCTCGCCGCAGAGGAGCTCCCAGGCCTCGTCGCTGGGATGCAACAGCCTCCCCAACAGCCAACCGGAGCCTTCGTCACAGGAAACACCGgcagcagcgccgccgccgccgcagcatcAGCAGAAAACCCCCTCGCCCGCCGAGGGGAGGCGAGCACCACCCGGGGTCTCCGAGCCCCCCACCCCAAACAGTGCAGACGTCCGGCAGAAGGTGGTTTCTCAGAACACCGTCAGCTCCAGTCCGTCCAACAAGGTGCGTCAGTCACCTTGCTCATGTCGCCATAAACAGCCGAGTGTTGTCAGGATGTTTGACTCTGAGGCATGGAGCTTTAATATGATGTCGACACTTTCTTCTTGTGTCTGCGTCTCAGCTCCGTCAGCGGACCGTCTCCCAGCAGACCAGCGGCCTGGATGCAGCGGGGCTGCGCTCCCCCGCCGGCAGGGTACGGACATCCAGGGTGTGCGAGGACAAACAGAAATTacagctgatgtgtgtgtgtgtgtgtgtgtgaataggttCTTGTTGTTTGTCTGACAGGGTGAACCGGAGTCTCCGTCCTTCAGAAGAACCGCAGGCCCCTCCCACTGCAGACACGTGCGCACCGTCCAGGAAGTGCGGACGACGGTGACGCGGATCATCACGGACGTGTACTACGAGGACGGCAAAGAGGTGGAGCGCAAAGTCAGAGAGGTACGTTTGTCtccgacggaggaggaggaggaggggtctcATTTCGGCCGCTTGCTTTCGCCATCTCGTTCTTCTGGTCACGACCCAGAGTTCGTGACCACAGGTGAGGGGTCTTTGCCTCGcggctcagctccctcttccTGGACCGGCACAACGTCGGCATCGCCGAGATCCTTAAACTCCCTCACTTTCAAATTCTGATCATGTAAAGTTTGTGATGCTTAGAAACATTCAATCACCGTTTTAACATGAATTGTATTTCCGTTACAGTCACGCATGGCTGCAGGCTCCtccccttttgtttttgatatgaTGTAAAACCTTTGGTCGCGAGTTGGAAATGTCTCCGTTCCGTATTTTGTGACGTGAGTAACACGAGCTGTTCTCTCGGGATCCCACCAGGAGAACGAGGAGCCCGTGGTCGACTGCCACGTGCTGGACAGCGACATCTCGCCGTGCCGCACGGGCAGCAGCTCCATGACCTCCGGCGACCTGGGCGACATCAGCTCGCTGTCGTCCAAGGCGTCCAGCCTGCAGCACAGCTCGGGGgggaccagcagcagcaccggctTCACCAGGCCCGACTTCCTCATGCCGTCCGGCCGCGGGGCCCGATCCTTCAGGTACcaccgcctccacctcctcctccacctgtttCTCCTCAGTCCTCTGCTTCACCTGTGGTCGTTACTTGCCGATTCCCTCCTTCACCTTCTTTGACTTTTCTAACACCCTGATTTCTCGGTGACTCACTGATCCCTGCCCTCAAGTCGCGTCCAGGCACAGACCCGGGGTCACTCACTCCGCCTGCTCTTCGTGTCGAGTGTCCCCGGGTCGGTGCCTGCGCGACCTGACCGGCTCCGTCCGtctcccctctgtgtgtccgCAGCCCCCGTAGGGGAGGTGGGCATCAACGGAGGGGTCACCGGGGTCACAGGGCGGGGTCAGTGATCACGGTGGGGGACAGAGGCTACGGCGCCCTGGGGTCCCGCGGCTTCGTCCCGCTGACTCCCAGGGGAAGAGCCAGAAGGGGCCGGCCCCCGTCCCGCTACTCCCTGTCCAGGTGAGTCCTCCCCGAGGCTCACACTTCCTCCACTTAacacttcctctttcctctttccactAATCCGCCCGGAGActgtctgcttcttcttcttcttctctccttggATCGTTGTGTGACGTTGCCTGTGTTTCTCCTCAAGGGGCGGCGGCTCGTTTCAGAGAATCGGCGCTCAGCAACACTCGTCCTCGGAGGACGAGCCCTTCACCCGCATGCTGCCCCCCCGCCTCCCCGCCAGCCCCACGGACGGCGAGCCGCCCAGCCGCTCTGACTCCCTCCGCTCGTCgccggaggagggggggagcgCGGCCGGCCGCAGCAGCTTCGTGGGCCTGCGCGTCGTGGCCAAGTGGTCGTCCAACGGCTACTTCTACTCGGGCCGCATCGTCAAGGACGCCGGCGAGGGGAGCTTCCGCCTGCGCTTCGACGACGGATACGAGTGCGAGGTGGAAGGGAAGGACATCCTGCTGTGCGACCCCATCCCCCTGGAGACGGAGGTCACCGCTCTGCTGGAGGACGAGTACTTCAGCATAGGTGAggtagacgaggaggaggtggagtcacgtagtttattttaaatatgcaaGTTTTTCTTCTCAAccaaaaaaatgctaaatctaTCCGATCTAAAcggtgaaaatgtgtttttctccagaGTCTGTTTTTGACAAACATTGACAGGTTCAGTGTTTCCATCATTGTTAAGGGACAATATTACCTTACAATTTCCTTTACTTATCATTTTCATAAATGGATAGACAAAGcattttattgatcccaaaaCGAAAAGAATTGCAGCGTTGCAGCAGCCAATTtaatggaaacaacaacaatcctaCACACGATTGTCTCGTTGTTATAGCAGAACTATGAAAGGAAAtaggaagtggtctgataagctaaatgatttatttgtcataataAAACATAgttaatgaaagtgaaaattaataaatcctGGATCTTAATCCAcaccaaattatttatttcttatttcagaCTGACGTTCAACAACAATCATATCAACAGTGAAttttgtcgtgtgtgtgtgtgtgtgtgtgtgtgtgtgtgtgtgtgtgtgtgtgtgtgtgtgtgtgtgtgtgtgtgtgtgtgtgtgtgtgtgtgtgtgtgtgtgtgtgtgtgtgtgtgtgtgtgtgtgtgtgtgtgtttgtgtgtgtgtgcaggtgttgtGCGCGGTCACAAGACCGAGGGCCAGGACCTGTTCTACAGTGTGGAGCGGGACGGCCAGCAGCAGTGGTACAACCGGACCTCGGTCATCCTGTCCCTGGAGCAGGGGAACCGGCTGAGGGAGCAGCACAGCCTCGGGCCCTACGAGCCGGCCGCTCCGCTGGCCAAGGCCTCCGACATCAGTCTGGGTGAGGCGACCGCGGCTGGACACCAGTTCTCACACATCAGTTAtcgattttaaaaaacacaatcaacatttttcactattttctgacattttctggaccaaacaagtCATTGATTAATCGATATTGAAAATTAGCGTTGGTAACAGTCCTAGATTAGTTATTACACGTCTTCCTGAGGGGAACATGGACTTCTCAACtcaatttccattttccaaTTCCAATTttccatccaatagttgtggAGCAAATGTTTATCGTACAGTCTGTCGACTCTATCCTCTGGGAACCAGGAATATTAACGACTAGACATTGGAGGATTTTACTGGATTAATAATGAACGTCTTCATCCCAAACTCCTCGGCATCATTCATACGTTATATAAAAAACTTAACTTATTAATATGatcatgatttattttcctcagaCAACCTGGTGGAGGGGAAGAGGCGGCGCCGGGTGACCCTCGGCGGTCCCGACACGCCCAAccgcagctcctccagcagccctCGTACCCCCGGCCCGTCGGGCAAGAGGAAGCTGAGGACGACCTCAGAGGACGACCGGACGCCGGCCAAGCGAGGCCGCAGGGGTCCGGGCGCCAGAGCCGGTACGGAGACGCTGCCACCGCCCAAACCATCACTCATGATTtgatgagttgttgtttttttaatcccaaaGAAGAAACGTGTTTGTAACAACAGTCGTCAGTTTTAGATTTTTATGcttctgtgaaatatttatggTTTGTACttaaattttaacttttaaatgatttttagaAAAGTAATTTTTTAGTAGCAATGATTTTTAACATTAAACGTCATGATTCTTCCAGCGTCTtggtttttaaatctttctcttctgtctcgATTCAGTCACGAGAATATTACAAACAGTTTGATGTGTCATGAATCTGTAATGTGATGTTTTATGTTACCGAGTGTAACCAAGGCACTTTGACCTCCGACCCCCGGGACACGTGATGCGTGTCCGTCCGACCCTCCGCTGCCGTTTGACGCCTGAGACTTGAGGCTGACGTGGTAATTGATAAAGTGTCCACTCGGTGTTGATCCACAGGTGGAGGGAAGACACCAGGTGTATTTCACGGGTGTATTTGCTTTTAAGAATAATTTTAATAACAGTGAAGGcaaatcacatttaaacattttctctcttatcTCCAGTTGAATTCAGACAAATTTACCCAGGAGTCTCTGCACTACGTGGAAATCTCTTCCAGAAGTTGATTTGTCATTCTTTAATCCGATTCCTTCCCTGTTCCTGTGCGCAGTTCAGCGGGTCGGCGCGTGCAACACCTCGGGCAGCGGCACCGACCTCCCGGGTCCGTCTGGCGACGCGGCGGACACTCACGGCCCGCTGCCCCAGAATGCCTCTCTCTTCCTGGGCTTTGCCTTCATGCTGACGGCCTCGTCGGAGAGCGACCGGCTGACCAACCTCCTCACCGccggcgacgacgacgatggTGAGTCGGACGGTCGACCGAGCTCCAGTGTTTTTACAGATCAGTCATTTtaatacatatttcattttaattttccctcCGCTGACAGATTACGTGCAGACGAGTCCGTACAACAAAGCGTACACGGAGTCGCAGCTGCAGGCGGGCGGAGGCTTCGTCCTGCCGGACTTCAACGAAGAACAGGTGAGTTCACCAGGAAGTAAAAGGAAATCCAgaagttttgttatttttcctttcagttttcataAGTCAGAGAATCATTTGAAGTTTGCGATATGAATGAGATGTTTAAAGTCTGGTGATAATAAACGTTGttgtttattatgtttttactcTTTAACTTCCATTTTCTTGAATCAaaccgatatgaaatcttttattgtccAGAATAaacaatggggggaaaaaatgggcGTTTGTTTACATTATACGTcaaataaatagtttatttttcttaattcaagttctatatatttggttttaatggatttttaaaaatatagatatttatgTAAGTAAGTTTATTGTTAATCTAAAATATTGTGcctttaacattttttcattgacagatttaagatatatatattttatatatatatatatatatatatttaaaagatatacatttttaaatatacatatatactgtatatatattatacatcaATTTTTATTgcacagtaaaatgaaaacaatcagctCAGTCGTCAGTATTTGATTCgttgtcttcttcctcctggtgtgtttgtgtttcctcctcctcctcagtgcaAGGCGGCCTATCAGAGCCTGCTCATCGCTGACCAGCACTGCCGCACCAGGAAGTACCTGCAGTGTTTGGCGAGCGGCGTTCCGTGCGTGTCGCACGTCTGGGTGCGCGACTGCTGCAAAGAGAACAAGCTGCTCAACTACAGGAACTACCTGCTGCCGGCCGGCG
This region includes:
- the tp53bp1 gene encoding TP53-binding protein 1 isoform X3; translation: MDPGGSELDSSLPQPENPCLIVEDSQPDSVALEDDPESSYRALLARRLSDLQPAARSPVLELISSPLGSRCSQTDSQSESSQSNSQAEPIGVLTATNTSSAFQEESQVINLCPPPVKKKKSAPEDADMDSGADSTTHCCSATDEGTSQFGFLELSQSQDLRGGEAANSQQGETAAQPDSERRSKTDQNTSSRTSASQENKSLRSEVSSSSSLDSPAPSGRTLSVQALLHSQGLQASGEQEQQDGEVPSSQDDLFDTDKTGAAVDSTVSEPEQQQRQPTATPSCTLRLLHLSGQGTLAQDSLSQSSVDYVAPTPDNFSHTPLIVPSSPTGPENEHGADEPMDTSLPPDDGAGEKEEQPMEMEAASKPHPSASTPVSQNPPGFALERTFSLPSQPEFSHDVFVPTQSQETLRQSDKKSSLSTASQQPESAPLLTSPLQLSVNTEQIDEDSQATQIEEVEETPGVDAGDSVTSCRGDAVVSQSRVDTSSKASAESQKSDVHEKAATSLNVVNVNVTEVKSDTSSCSQPKLGSPGPTVNSCVQETPLDATPGSPPSQSVISQTSVVDVARSSEDVKGGGTTASQQCGAVGNSQTDNVMTQEEVVVMEEEEEEASAGGGGASGIDLVLSQSELLSPEPMEEEEEDGEEPAADSVIVVTDSERDSQILKKDVTPPAKSNSSQPIRGDVAASTNGHESQAEKTKKKVNAAPDGMEAEGLKDKSLSDSSGEISFHFTLPKEGELIGPAPGTTPPLINQLKQRLRHSTPIEISPFSEKSDLVADVSADVAMAAGDNIVSGDGACEDGTEQGDGKLSLRMKLVTPVGEGSSETFSLQKPALSEEDGSVVKVTTVSKAVTSPSVFSRVRQVHRQREAEGDSQPAGNASPVRGELFASPQRSSQASSLGCNSLPNSQPEPSSQETPAAAPPPPQHQQKTPSPAEGRRAPPGVSEPPTPNSADVRQKVVSQNTVSSSPSNKLRQRTVSQQTSGLDAAGLRSPAGRGEPESPSFRRTAGPSHCRHVRTVQEVRTTVTRIITDVYYEDGKEVERKVREENEEPVVDCHVLDSDISPCRTGSSSMTSGDLGDISSLSSKASSLQHSSGGTSSSTGFTRPDFLMPSGRGARSFSPRRGGGHQRRGHRGHRAGSVITVGDRGYGALGSRGFVPLTPRGRARRGRPPSRYSLSRGGGSFQRIGAQQHSSSEDEPFTRMLPPRLPASPTDGEPPSRSDSLRSSPEEGGSAAGRSSFVGLRVVAKWSSNGYFYSGRIVKDAGEGSFRLRFDDGYECEVEGKDILLCDPIPLETEVTALLEDEYFSIGVVRGHKTEGQDLFYSVERDGQQQWYNRTSVILSLEQGNRLREQHSLGPYEPAAPLAKASDISLDNLVEGKRRRRVTLGGPDTPNRSSSSSPRTPGPSGKRKLRTTSEDDRTPAKRGRRGPGARAVQRVGACNTSGSGTDLPGPSGDAADTHGPLPQNASLFLGFAFMLTASSESDRLTNLLTAGDDDDDYVQTSPYNKAYTESQLQAGGGFVLPDFNEEQCKAAYQSLLIADQHCRTRKYLQCLASGVPCVSHVWVRDCCKENKLLNYRNYLLPAGVGPDAAVVEWHPRCSPFKALRVLLVFEEPVELWAQLVTMGGASSVRQFQGDKDGSDIPTGKYDVVVTDRACPPLVEKSVTSQDVPLVSPEWIIESVIGGERLGFRSKPQYRHDYAS
- the tp53bp1 gene encoding TP53-binding protein 1 isoform X1, giving the protein MDPGGSELDSSLPQPENPCLIVEDSQPDSVALEDDPESSYRALLARRLSDLQPAARSPVLELISSPLGSRCSQTDSQSESSQSNSQAEPIGVLTATNTSSAFQEESQVINLCPPPVKKKKSAPEDADMDSGADSTTHCCSATDEGTSQFGFLELSQSQDLRGGEAANSQQGETAAQPDSERRSKTAVGVLKSRLISTCSSSPSDQNTSSRTSASQENKSLRSEVSSSSSLDSPAPSGRTLSVQALLHSQGLQASGEQEQQDGEVPSSQDDLFDTDKTGAAVDSTVSEPEQQQRQPTATPSCTLRLLHLSGQGTLAQDSLSQSSVDYVAPTPDNFSHTPLIVPSSPTGPENEHGADEPMDTSLPPDDGAGEKEEQPMEMEAASKPHPSASTPVSQNPPGFALERTFSLPSQPEFSHDVFVPTQSQETLRQSDKKSSLSTASQQPESAPLLTSPLQLSVNTEQIDEDSQATQIEEVEETPGVDAGDSVTSCRGDAVVSQSRVDTSSKASAESQKSDVHEKAATSLNVVNVNVTEVKSDTSSCSQPKLGSPGPTVNSCVQETPLDATPGSPPSQSVISQTSVVDVARSSEDVKGGGTTASQQCGAVGNSQTDNVMTQEEVVVMEEEEEEASAGGGGASGIDLVLSQSELLSPEPMEEEEEDGEEPAADSVIVVTDSERDSQILKKDVTPPAKSNSSQPIRGDVAASTNGHESQAEKTKKKVNAAPDGMEAEGLKDKSLSDSSGEISFHFTLPKEGELIGPAPGTTPPLINQLKQRLRHSTPIEISPFSEKSDLVADVSADVAMAAGDNIVSGDGACEDGTEQGDGKLSLRMKLVTPVGEGSSETFSLQKPALSEEDGSVVKVTTVSKAVTSPSVFSRVRQVHRQREAEGDSQPAGNASPVRGELFASPQRSSQASSLGCNSLPNSQPEPSSQETPAAAPPPPQHQQKTPSPAEGRRAPPGVSEPPTPNSADVRQKVVSQNTVSSSPSNKLRQRTVSQQTSGLDAAGLRSPAGRGEPESPSFRRTAGPSHCRHVRTVQEVRTTVTRIITDVYYEDGKEVERKVREENEEPVVDCHVLDSDISPCRTGSSSMTSGDLGDISSLSSKASSLQHSSGGTSSSTGFTRPDFLMPSGRGARSFSPRRGGGHQRRGHRGHRAGSVITVGDRGYGALGSRGFVPLTPRGRARRGRPPSRYSLSRGGGSFQRIGAQQHSSSEDEPFTRMLPPRLPASPTDGEPPSRSDSLRSSPEEGGSAAGRSSFVGLRVVAKWSSNGYFYSGRIVKDAGEGSFRLRFDDGYECEVEGKDILLCDPIPLETEVTALLEDEYFSIGVVRGHKTEGQDLFYSVERDGQQQWYNRTSVILSLEQGNRLREQHSLGPYEPAAPLAKASDISLDNLVEGKRRRRVTLGGPDTPNRSSSSSPRTPGPSGKRKLRTTSEDDRTPAKRGRRGPGARAVQRVGACNTSGSGTDLPGPSGDAADTHGPLPQNASLFLGFAFMLTASSESDRLTNLLTAGDDDDDYVQTSPYNKAYTESQLQAGGGFVLPDFNEEQCKAAYQSLLIADQHCRTRKYLQCLASGVPCVSHVWVRDCCKENKLLNYRNYLLPAGVGPDAAVVEWHPRCSPFKALRVLLVFEEPVELWAQLVTMGGASSVRQFQGDKDGSDIPTGKYDVVVTDRACPPLVEKSVTSQDVPLVSPEWIIESVIGGERLGFRSKPQYRHDYAS
- the tp53bp1 gene encoding TP53-binding protein 1 isoform X5 translates to MDSGADSTTHCCSATDEGTSQFGFLELSQSQDLRGGEAANSQQGETAAQPDSERRSKTAVGVLKSRLISTCSSSPSDQNTSSRTSASQENKSLRSEVSSSSSLDSPAPSGRTLSVQALLHSQGLQASGEQEQQDGEVPSSQDDLFDTDKTGAAVDSTVSEPEQQQRQPTATPSCTLRLLHLSGQGTLAQDSLSQSSVDYVAPTPDNFSHTPLIVPSSPTGPENEHGADEPMDTSLPPDDGAGEKEEQPMEMEAASKPHPSASTPVSQNPPGFALERTFSLPSQPEFSHDVFVPTQSQETLRQSDKKSSLSTASQQPESAPLLTSPLQLSVNTEQIDEDSQATQIEEVEETPGVDAGDSVTSCRGDAVVSQSRVDTSSKASAESQKSDVHEKAATSLNVVNVNVTEVKSDTSSCSQPKLGSPGPTVNSCVQETPLDATPGSPPSQSVISQTSVVDVARSSEDVKGGGTTASQQCGAVGNSQTDNVMTQEEVVVMEEEEEEASAGGGGASGIDLVLSQSELLSPEPMEEEEEDGEEPAADSVIVVTDSERDSQILKKDVTPPAKSNSSQPIRGDVAASTNGHESQAEKTKKKVNAAPDGMEAEGLKDKSLSDSSGEISFHFTLPKEGELIGPAPGTTPPLINQLKQRLRHSTPIEISPFSEKSDLVADVSADVAMAAGDNIVSGDGACEDGTEQGDGKLSLRMKLVTPVGEGSSETFSLQKPALSEEDGSVVKVTTVSKAVTSPSVFSRVRQVHRQREAEGDSQPAGNASPVRGELFASPQRSSQASSLGCNSLPNSQPEPSSQETPAAAPPPPQHQQKTPSPAEGRRAPPGVSEPPTPNSADVRQKVVSQNTVSSSPSNKLRQRTVSQQTSGLDAAGLRSPAGRGEPESPSFRRTAGPSHCRHVRTVQEVRTTVTRIITDVYYEDGKEVERKVREENEEPVVDCHVLDSDISPCRTGSSSMTSGDLGDISSLSSKASSLQHSSGGTSSSTGFTRPDFLMPSGRGARSFSPRRGGGHQRRGHRGHRAGSVITVGDRGYGALGSRGFVPLTPRGRARRGRPPSRYSLSRGGGSFQRIGAQQHSSSEDEPFTRMLPPRLPASPTDGEPPSRSDSLRSSPEEGGSAAGRSSFVGLRVVAKWSSNGYFYSGRIVKDAGEGSFRLRFDDGYECEVEGKDILLCDPIPLETEVTALLEDEYFSIGVVRGHKTEGQDLFYSVERDGQQQWYNRTSVILSLEQGNRLREQHSLGPYEPAAPLAKASDISLDNLVEGKRRRRVTLGGPDTPNRSSSSSPRTPGPSGKRKLRTTSEDDRTPAKRGRRGPGARAVQRVGACNTSGSGTDLPGPSGDAADTHGPLPQNASLFLGFAFMLTASSESDRLTNLLTAGDDDDDYVQTSPYNKAYTESQLQAGGGFVLPDFNEEQCKAAYQSLLIADQHCRTRKYLQCLASGVPCVSHVWVRDCCKENKLLNYRNYLLPAGVGPDAAVVEWHPRCSPFKALRVLLVFEEPVELWAQLVTMGGASSVRQFQGDKDGSDIPTGKYDVVVTDRACPPLVEKSVTSQDVPLVSPEWIIESVIGGERLGFRSKPQYRHDYAS